The following proteins come from a genomic window of Athalia rosae chromosome 1, iyAthRosa1.1, whole genome shotgun sequence:
- the LOC105688998 gene encoding phosphatidylinositol N-acetylglucosaminyltransferase subunit A isoform X3, whose amino-acid sequence MICSLPLIRYILIREQIQIIHGHSAFSALAHEGMLIGRLMGLKTVFTDHSLFGFADASAILTNKFLEISLSDCNHCICVSHTGKENTVLRAKVQIDRVSVIPNAVDTALFTPDISKRNNDFITIVIVSRLVYRKGVDLLAHIIPEICAKYENIQFLIGGDGPKRWLIEEIRERNLLQHRVTLLGSLEHSQVRHVLNKGHIFLNTSLTEAYCMAIVEAASCGLQVVSTRVGGIPEVLPPNLIYLVEPTVPALVQGIDCAIADYVAGKQMDPFKVHKRIASFYNWFNVTKRTEIVYDLVEKEEQKNLGQQLASYIPSGVLPYLLVVSLCYIILQVLEYLVPQKYIDLARDYRQTASEPHLHTKVPRKKKANNA is encoded by the exons ATGATTTGTTCTCTTCCATTGATTAGATATATTCTCATAAGAGAACAAATTCAAATTATCCATGGACATTCAGCATTCTCTGCTCTTGCTCATGAAGGCATGTTGATAGGGAGGCTGATGGGGTTGAAG ACTGTATTTACAGACCATTCGTTATTCGGTTTTGCGGATGCATCTGCAATTCTGACAAACAAGTTCCTTGAGATATCTTTGTCAGATTGTAATCACTGCATATGCGTTTCACATACTGGTAAAGAAAACACTGTTTTAAGAGCAAAAGTACAAATTGACCGTGTATCTGTCATTCCAAATGCAGTAGACACTGCCCTGTTTACACCTGACATTAGCAAGAGGAATAATGACTtta ttacgATAGTCATAGTATCTCGGTTAGTCTATAGAAAAGGAGTAGACCTTCTAGCCCATATAATCCCTGAGATTTGTGCTAAGTATGAAAACatacaatttttaatcggAGGTGACGGGCCAAAACGATGGCTAATCGAGGAAATTAGAGAGCGAAATTTATTACAACACAGAGTCACGCTCCTTGGCAGCTTGGAACATTCTCAAGTTAGACACGTTCTAAATAAAGGTCACATATTCCTGAATACGAGTCTTACCGAAGCTTATTGTATGGCAATTGTGGAAGCTGCATCTTGCGG attacAAGTTGTCTCAACACGAGTAGGTGGTATTCCTGAAGTGTTACCACCAAATCTAATCTACTTAGTGGAACCAACAGTGCCTGCTTTAGTTCAAGGTATAGATTGCGCCATAGCAGATTATGTTGCTGGTAAACAAATGGACCCTTTTAAGGTGCACAAACGTATAGCATCGTTTTACAACTGGTTTAATGTTACCAAACGCACAGAAATCGTATATGATTTAGTTGAGAAAGAAGAGCAGAAGAATCTAGGACAACAACTGGCCAGCTACATTCCAAGTGGCGTATTACCTTATCTATTAGTGGTTTCATTGTGCTACATTATTTTACAAGTGCTTGAATATCTTGTTCCTCAAAAG TACATCGATTTGGCAAGAGACTATAGACAGACCGCTTCCGAGCCGCATCTACACACCAAAGtgcccagaaaaaaaaaagccaacaaTGCTTGA
- the LOC105688998 gene encoding phosphatidylinositol N-acetylglucosaminyltransferase subunit A isoform X2 → MGQARHKICMVSDFFYPNMGGVEEHIFNLSQCLLGRGHKVVVLTHSYGDRVGIRYMTNGLKVYYLPIKVFYNQCVLPTMICSLPLIRYILIREQIQIIHGHSAFSALAHEGMLIGRLMGLKTVFTDHSLFGFADASAILTNKFLEISLSDCNHCICVSHTVTIVIVSRLVYRKGVDLLAHIIPEICAKYENIQFLIGGDGPKRWLIEEIRERNLLQHRVTLLGSLEHSQVRHVLNKGHIFLNTSLTEAYCMAIVEAASCGLQVVSTRVGGIPEVLPPNLIYLVEPTVPALVQGIDCAIADYVAGKQMDPFKVHKRIASFYNWFNVTKRTEIVYDLVEKEEQKNLGQQLASYIPSGVLPYLLVVSLCYIILQVLEYLVPQKYIDLARDYRQTASEPHLHTKVPRKKKANNA, encoded by the exons ATGGGACAGGCTCGGCACAAGATATG CATGGTTTCAGACTTCTTCTACCCGAACATGGGCGGGGTAGAAGAACACATATTCAACTTATCTCAATGTCTCCTGGGTCGAGGACACAAAGTTGTGGTTCTAACACACTCATATGGTGATCGAGTGGGAATACGGTACATGACGAATGGCCTGAAA gtATACTACTTGCCAATCAAAGTGTTTTACAATCAGTGTGTACTTCCCACCATGATTTGTTCTCTTCCATTGATTAGATATATTCTCATAAGAGAACAAATTCAAATTATCCATGGACATTCAGCATTCTCTGCTCTTGCTCATGAAGGCATGTTGATAGGGAGGCTGATGGGGTTGAAG ACTGTATTTACAGACCATTCGTTATTCGGTTTTGCGGATGCATCTGCAATTCTGACAAACAAGTTCCTTGAGATATCTTTGTCAGATTGTAATCACTGCATATGCGTTTCACATACTG ttacgATAGTCATAGTATCTCGGTTAGTCTATAGAAAAGGAGTAGACCTTCTAGCCCATATAATCCCTGAGATTTGTGCTAAGTATGAAAACatacaatttttaatcggAGGTGACGGGCCAAAACGATGGCTAATCGAGGAAATTAGAGAGCGAAATTTATTACAACACAGAGTCACGCTCCTTGGCAGCTTGGAACATTCTCAAGTTAGACACGTTCTAAATAAAGGTCACATATTCCTGAATACGAGTCTTACCGAAGCTTATTGTATGGCAATTGTGGAAGCTGCATCTTGCGG attacAAGTTGTCTCAACACGAGTAGGTGGTATTCCTGAAGTGTTACCACCAAATCTAATCTACTTAGTGGAACCAACAGTGCCTGCTTTAGTTCAAGGTATAGATTGCGCCATAGCAGATTATGTTGCTGGTAAACAAATGGACCCTTTTAAGGTGCACAAACGTATAGCATCGTTTTACAACTGGTTTAATGTTACCAAACGCACAGAAATCGTATATGATTTAGTTGAGAAAGAAGAGCAGAAGAATCTAGGACAACAACTGGCCAGCTACATTCCAAGTGGCGTATTACCTTATCTATTAGTGGTTTCATTGTGCTACATTATTTTACAAGTGCTTGAATATCTTGTTCCTCAAAAG TACATCGATTTGGCAAGAGACTATAGACAGACCGCTTCCGAGCCGCATCTACACACCAAAGtgcccagaaaaaaaaaagccaacaaTGCTTGA
- the LOC105688998 gene encoding phosphatidylinositol N-acetylglucosaminyltransferase subunit A isoform X1: MGQARHKICMVSDFFYPNMGGVEEHIFNLSQCLLGRGHKVVVLTHSYGDRVGIRYMTNGLKVYYLPIKVFYNQCVLPTMICSLPLIRYILIREQIQIIHGHSAFSALAHEGMLIGRLMGLKTVFTDHSLFGFADASAILTNKFLEISLSDCNHCICVSHTGKENTVLRAKVQIDRVSVIPNAVDTALFTPDISKRNNDFITIVIVSRLVYRKGVDLLAHIIPEICAKYENIQFLIGGDGPKRWLIEEIRERNLLQHRVTLLGSLEHSQVRHVLNKGHIFLNTSLTEAYCMAIVEAASCGLQVVSTRVGGIPEVLPPNLIYLVEPTVPALVQGIDCAIADYVAGKQMDPFKVHKRIASFYNWFNVTKRTEIVYDLVEKEEQKNLGQQLASYIPSGVLPYLLVVSLCYIILQVLEYLVPQKYIDLARDYRQTASEPHLHTKVPRKKKANNA; the protein is encoded by the exons ATGGGACAGGCTCGGCACAAGATATG CATGGTTTCAGACTTCTTCTACCCGAACATGGGCGGGGTAGAAGAACACATATTCAACTTATCTCAATGTCTCCTGGGTCGAGGACACAAAGTTGTGGTTCTAACACACTCATATGGTGATCGAGTGGGAATACGGTACATGACGAATGGCCTGAAA gtATACTACTTGCCAATCAAAGTGTTTTACAATCAGTGTGTACTTCCCACCATGATTTGTTCTCTTCCATTGATTAGATATATTCTCATAAGAGAACAAATTCAAATTATCCATGGACATTCAGCATTCTCTGCTCTTGCTCATGAAGGCATGTTGATAGGGAGGCTGATGGGGTTGAAG ACTGTATTTACAGACCATTCGTTATTCGGTTTTGCGGATGCATCTGCAATTCTGACAAACAAGTTCCTTGAGATATCTTTGTCAGATTGTAATCACTGCATATGCGTTTCACATACTGGTAAAGAAAACACTGTTTTAAGAGCAAAAGTACAAATTGACCGTGTATCTGTCATTCCAAATGCAGTAGACACTGCCCTGTTTACACCTGACATTAGCAAGAGGAATAATGACTtta ttacgATAGTCATAGTATCTCGGTTAGTCTATAGAAAAGGAGTAGACCTTCTAGCCCATATAATCCCTGAGATTTGTGCTAAGTATGAAAACatacaatttttaatcggAGGTGACGGGCCAAAACGATGGCTAATCGAGGAAATTAGAGAGCGAAATTTATTACAACACAGAGTCACGCTCCTTGGCAGCTTGGAACATTCTCAAGTTAGACACGTTCTAAATAAAGGTCACATATTCCTGAATACGAGTCTTACCGAAGCTTATTGTATGGCAATTGTGGAAGCTGCATCTTGCGG attacAAGTTGTCTCAACACGAGTAGGTGGTATTCCTGAAGTGTTACCACCAAATCTAATCTACTTAGTGGAACCAACAGTGCCTGCTTTAGTTCAAGGTATAGATTGCGCCATAGCAGATTATGTTGCTGGTAAACAAATGGACCCTTTTAAGGTGCACAAACGTATAGCATCGTTTTACAACTGGTTTAATGTTACCAAACGCACAGAAATCGTATATGATTTAGTTGAGAAAGAAGAGCAGAAGAATCTAGGACAACAACTGGCCAGCTACATTCCAAGTGGCGTATTACCTTATCTATTAGTGGTTTCATTGTGCTACATTATTTTACAAGTGCTTGAATATCTTGTTCCTCAAAAG TACATCGATTTGGCAAGAGACTATAGACAGACCGCTTCCGAGCCGCATCTACACACCAAAGtgcccagaaaaaaaaaagccaacaaTGCTTGA